The Impatiens glandulifera chromosome 3, dImpGla2.1, whole genome shotgun sequence genome contains a region encoding:
- the LOC124932781 gene encoding uncharacterized protein LOC124932781 isoform X2 encodes MERTGSPENTVVAEACRPLPYLYLSSTLIWFFVAFVWALNTCRNRHFQSNNLQWTLTLIPLVKALQLGLSFLFWYSCSNFHICSLWLSFGVYTTGVLSQTVSFISFLLISHGYCIMYERLSVSERRNATTLGCVFYLTLVGYRTSVPYSSVFLLVNYLLSFYLIFRNVSRNLVTLREQMAFIEDENVLGMRDAICTKYALFKKFQGAMQVVVIAEIAIFINKDNSLDIFWLRVLAREWAQVCIFIYIGWMFRSQELAPNFSVIPHLKRREPTVVPPIYSIEMGAEQFKDFRNHEWHIGVPTSCSLDKNGEAPILVIVQNPSGHRHNTVSPGSTNAAKSCSHLHSI; translated from the exons ATGGAGCGGACAGGGTCGCCGGAAAATACAGTCGTCGCCGAAGCTTGCCGTCCACTTCCTTACCTCTATCTCTCTTCTACATTGATTTGGTTCTTCGTTGCTTTCGTTTGGGCCTTGAATACTTGTAGAAACCGCCATTTTCAG TCGAACAATTTACAATGGACTCTTACATTGATTCCTTTAGTTAAAGCATTGCAGCTTGGCCTTTCCTTCCTCTTTTG GTATTCGTGTTCTAATTTTCATATATGCTCTCTATGGCTGTCATTTGGGGTGTACACAACTGGAGTTCTCTCTCAGACAGTTTCTTTTATATCCTTTCTCCTAATATCTCATGGATACTGCATAATGTATGAACGTCTTTCAGTTAGCGAACGTCGTAATGCAACCACGCTAGGATGTGTGTTCTATTTGACTCTAGTTGGTTACCGAACCTCTGTTCCTTACTCTTCT GTCTTCCTGCTTGTCAATTATTTGTTATCTTTCTATTTAATATTCCGGAATGTATCAAGGAATTTAGTAACTTTAAGGGAACAAATGGCTTTTATAGAAGATGAAAATGTCCTAGGAATGCGAGATGCTATTTGTACAAAATACGCCTTGTTCAA AAAATTTCAAGGTGCAATGCAGGTTGTAGTAATAGCAGAAATTGCG ATATTCATCAACAAAGACAATTCTTTGGACATATTTTGGCTACGCGTGTTGGCTCGAGAATGGGCACAAGTCTGCATCTTCATATACATTGG ATGGATGTTTAGATCACAAGAATTGGCACCCAATTTTTCTGTTATTCCACATCTTAAAAGAAGAGAGCCAACTGTGGTGCCTCCAATCTATAGCATT GAAATGGGTGCCGAACAATTTAAAGATTTTAGGAACCACGAATGGCATATTGGAGTG CCAACATCTTGCTCACTTGATAAAAATGGGGAAGCTCCTATTCTAGTTATTGTTCAAAACCCGAGTGGGCATAGGCACAATACAGTCTCGCCTGGCTCAACTAATGCTGCAAAATCTTGTTCACATCTCCACTCAATTTGA
- the LOC124932781 gene encoding uncharacterized protein LOC124932781 isoform X1, which yields MERTGSPENTVVAEACRPLPYLYLSSTLIWFFVAFVWALNTCRNRHFQQSNNLQWTLTLIPLVKALQLGLSFLFWYSCSNFHICSLWLSFGVYTTGVLSQTVSFISFLLISHGYCIMYERLSVSERRNATTLGCVFYLTLVGYRTSVPYSSVFLLVNYLLSFYLIFRNVSRNLVTLREQMAFIEDENVLGMRDAICTKYALFKKFQGAMQVVVIAEIAIFINKDNSLDIFWLRVLAREWAQVCIFIYIGWMFRSQELAPNFSVIPHLKRREPTVVPPIYSIEMGAEQFKDFRNHEWHIGVPTSCSLDKNGEAPILVIVQNPSGHRHNTVSPGSTNAAKSCSHLHSI from the exons ATGGAGCGGACAGGGTCGCCGGAAAATACAGTCGTCGCCGAAGCTTGCCGTCCACTTCCTTACCTCTATCTCTCTTCTACATTGATTTGGTTCTTCGTTGCTTTCGTTTGGGCCTTGAATACTTGTAGAAACCGCCATTTTCAG CAGTCGAACAATTTACAATGGACTCTTACATTGATTCCTTTAGTTAAAGCATTGCAGCTTGGCCTTTCCTTCCTCTTTTG GTATTCGTGTTCTAATTTTCATATATGCTCTCTATGGCTGTCATTTGGGGTGTACACAACTGGAGTTCTCTCTCAGACAGTTTCTTTTATATCCTTTCTCCTAATATCTCATGGATACTGCATAATGTATGAACGTCTTTCAGTTAGCGAACGTCGTAATGCAACCACGCTAGGATGTGTGTTCTATTTGACTCTAGTTGGTTACCGAACCTCTGTTCCTTACTCTTCT GTCTTCCTGCTTGTCAATTATTTGTTATCTTTCTATTTAATATTCCGGAATGTATCAAGGAATTTAGTAACTTTAAGGGAACAAATGGCTTTTATAGAAGATGAAAATGTCCTAGGAATGCGAGATGCTATTTGTACAAAATACGCCTTGTTCAA AAAATTTCAAGGTGCAATGCAGGTTGTAGTAATAGCAGAAATTGCG ATATTCATCAACAAAGACAATTCTTTGGACATATTTTGGCTACGCGTGTTGGCTCGAGAATGGGCACAAGTCTGCATCTTCATATACATTGG ATGGATGTTTAGATCACAAGAATTGGCACCCAATTTTTCTGTTATTCCACATCTTAAAAGAAGAGAGCCAACTGTGGTGCCTCCAATCTATAGCATT GAAATGGGTGCCGAACAATTTAAAGATTTTAGGAACCACGAATGGCATATTGGAGTG CCAACATCTTGCTCACTTGATAAAAATGGGGAAGCTCCTATTCTAGTTATTGTTCAAAACCCGAGTGGGCATAGGCACAATACAGTCTCGCCTGGCTCAACTAATGCTGCAAAATCTTGTTCACATCTCCACTCAATTTGA
- the LOC124931033 gene encoding nuclear pore complex protein NUP35-like isoform X1 yields the protein MLTTLHSYLETIGEKMSSTIQRTPKSGGRQSLFFHDLSSPATARRGGSGKFSTPGQAAAVSALWRENFASSDLPPPPVFTLEDRADLSPEFGLPDFPTSPEIKSDPRSPGGRDFSTPRTSRLDAGSSYSFKSSPPTHHQPPPPPPQQSPLASLSWWSPGQGAGSVDQEDKGKGSPVDGVVQSGALITLPPLREVARPEMQRNSLPIGGNNEEEWVTVYGFLPGDTNLVLREFEKCGVILKHVLGPRSSNWMNILYQSRADAQKALSRNGLQINSVLIVGVKAVDPSQRKFLNERMNNNNQGFMPLPPPPSFGNGSAIKSSSRVNYVQNGSVSNSGQSGSNIIATPAKSVVSKVMDLMFGI from the exons ATGTTGACAACGTTG CATTCATATCTTGAAACAATCGGGGAGAAAATGAGCTCCACCATTCAGAGAACCCCTAAATCAGGAGGAAGACAATCATTATTCTTCCATGATTTATCTTCGCCAGCTACTGCTCGAAGAGGAGGAAGCGGAAAATTCTCAACTCCAGGTCAGGCGGCAGCAGTTTCCGCCTTATGGCGTGAAAATTTCGCTAGTTCAGATCTCCCCCCTCCGCCAGTCTTCACCCTGGAAGACCGTGCCGACTTGTCTCCTGAATTCGGACTTCCTGACTTTCCAACTTCTCCGGAAATCAAATCAGACCCAAGAAGCCCAGGAGGAAGGGATTTCTCCACCCCAAGAACAAGCAGATTAGATGCTGGCTCTTCATATTCTTTCAAGAGCTCCCCGCCTACCCACCACCAGCCTCCGCCACCGCCGCCGCAACAGAGTCCATTGGCAAGTTTGAGTTGGTGGTCACCAGGGCAGGGTGCAGGGAGTGTTGATCAAGAAGATAAGGGGAAGGGCTCTCCTGTTGATGGTGTTGTTCAGTCTGGTGCCTTAATCACACTCCCCCCTTTGAGAGAAGTGGCTAGGCCTGAAATGCAACGAAATTCACTACCCATTGGTGGGAATAATGAAGAAGAATGGGTCACTGTTTATGG GTTCTTACCAGGAGATACAAATTTAGTACTGAGGGAGTTTGAAAAATGCGGTGTGATCCTAAAACACGTGCTTGGTCCACGGTCTTCTAACTGGATGAATATTCTTTATCAG AGTCGTGCAGATGCTCAGAAAGCGCTAAGTAGGAATGGGTTGCAGATTAACAGTGTTTTAATAGTGGGAGTGAAGGCAGTTGACCCTAGCCAACGTAAATTTCTAAATGAGAGGATGAACAATAATAATCAAGGTTTCATGCCTTTGCCTCCTCCTCCATCATTTGGAAACGGAAGCGCAATTAAGTCATCTTCTCGGGTGAATTATGTTCAAAATGGAAGTGTTAGTAATTCTGGTCAATCAGGAAGCAACATCATTGCCACACCAGCTAAGTCGGTTGTGTCTAAAGTTATGGACTTGATGTTTGGGATCTAG
- the LOC124931033 gene encoding nuclear pore complex protein NUP35-like isoform X2, whose amino-acid sequence MSSTIQRTPKSGGRQSLFFHDLSSPATARRGGSGKFSTPGQAAAVSALWRENFASSDLPPPPVFTLEDRADLSPEFGLPDFPTSPEIKSDPRSPGGRDFSTPRTSRLDAGSSYSFKSSPPTHHQPPPPPPQQSPLASLSWWSPGQGAGSVDQEDKGKGSPVDGVVQSGALITLPPLREVARPEMQRNSLPIGGNNEEEWVTVYGFLPGDTNLVLREFEKCGVILKHVLGPRSSNWMNILYQSRADAQKALSRNGLQINSVLIVGVKAVDPSQRKFLNERMNNNNQGFMPLPPPPSFGNGSAIKSSSRVNYVQNGSVSNSGQSGSNIIATPAKSVVSKVMDLMFGI is encoded by the exons ATGAGCTCCACCATTCAGAGAACCCCTAAATCAGGAGGAAGACAATCATTATTCTTCCATGATTTATCTTCGCCAGCTACTGCTCGAAGAGGAGGAAGCGGAAAATTCTCAACTCCAGGTCAGGCGGCAGCAGTTTCCGCCTTATGGCGTGAAAATTTCGCTAGTTCAGATCTCCCCCCTCCGCCAGTCTTCACCCTGGAAGACCGTGCCGACTTGTCTCCTGAATTCGGACTTCCTGACTTTCCAACTTCTCCGGAAATCAAATCAGACCCAAGAAGCCCAGGAGGAAGGGATTTCTCCACCCCAAGAACAAGCAGATTAGATGCTGGCTCTTCATATTCTTTCAAGAGCTCCCCGCCTACCCACCACCAGCCTCCGCCACCGCCGCCGCAACAGAGTCCATTGGCAAGTTTGAGTTGGTGGTCACCAGGGCAGGGTGCAGGGAGTGTTGATCAAGAAGATAAGGGGAAGGGCTCTCCTGTTGATGGTGTTGTTCAGTCTGGTGCCTTAATCACACTCCCCCCTTTGAGAGAAGTGGCTAGGCCTGAAATGCAACGAAATTCACTACCCATTGGTGGGAATAATGAAGAAGAATGGGTCACTGTTTATGG GTTCTTACCAGGAGATACAAATTTAGTACTGAGGGAGTTTGAAAAATGCGGTGTGATCCTAAAACACGTGCTTGGTCCACGGTCTTCTAACTGGATGAATATTCTTTATCAG AGTCGTGCAGATGCTCAGAAAGCGCTAAGTAGGAATGGGTTGCAGATTAACAGTGTTTTAATAGTGGGAGTGAAGGCAGTTGACCCTAGCCAACGTAAATTTCTAAATGAGAGGATGAACAATAATAATCAAGGTTTCATGCCTTTGCCTCCTCCTCCATCATTTGGAAACGGAAGCGCAATTAAGTCATCTTCTCGGGTGAATTATGTTCAAAATGGAAGTGTTAGTAATTCTGGTCAATCAGGAAGCAACATCATTGCCACACCAGCTAAGTCGGTTGTGTCTAAAGTTATGGACTTGATGTTTGGGATCTAG
- the LOC124932263 gene encoding cytochrome c oxidase assembly protein COX19-like: MSAGGAFGGNRGMRPMPPEKGVFPLDHLHLCDLDKKEYLNCLKSSGNKSEKCRQMSKKYLECRMAKNLMAKQDMSELGFRKEQEEEIVAAENNH, translated from the exons ATGAGTGCAG GTGGAGCATTTGGGGGGAACAGGGGAATGAGGCCAATGCCACCAGAGAAAGGAgttttccctttagaccacttGCACCTATGTGATCTG GATAAGAAAGAATATCTCAACTGCCTCAAATCCTCTGGAAATAAATCCGAGAAATGCAGACAAATGTCAAAGAAATACCTAGAATGTCGAATGGCCAA GAATTTGATGGCGAAGCAAGACATGTCAGAACTTGGTTTTCGGAAAGAACAGGAGGAGGAAATAGTAGCAGCAGAGAATAATCATTAG